Proteins from a single region of Xiphophorus maculatus strain JP 163 A chromosome 22, X_maculatus-5.0-male, whole genome shotgun sequence:
- the LOC111606665 gene encoding C3a anaphylatoxin chemotactic receptor-like has translation MMLKSCPALVIKIEEVNPPHTNPNLSVNEEKQEERLRIGEFFYGVMENTNNSNFSIDYNNIENTYHVLRDYIYFKGGLTNVVHLVIICIGLPLNLVSIFLVFKLVSKVKKGNCAPVYVVNLLISDLIQLCSSIALMAHEHNVPFFSYMIGLMASVGFMVCLSLERYMIIAKPMWYTFQRDIRGAFTVCAVVWILPFVFLTTFYIQVDSGIKKIIFSSFLLLPFPSFIFFTVGTIKSLSAAHGYILLFLPVIIYILLDINEQQHPSFTSLAFICVYISPLADTAMYVLLRESVIDKVLASLCCCEMSNKQEMTNLQLIHRHQEMDLRTWSPVLQHLRVTTSDFKIWSPESHAHFLMNSVVPGQSLMAVSVPLPLLLQNLSALQHKAASTPWILTWRS, from the exons TTTTTCTACGGCGTGATGGAAAACACCAATAACAGCAACTTCAGCATTGATTACAATAACATTGAGAATACTTATCACGTCTTAAGGGACTATATTTACTTCAAGGGAGGATTGACCAATGTAGTGCATCTGGTCATCATCTGCATTGGACTTCCTTTGAACCTAGTCTccatatttttagttttcaaactggTGAGTAAA GTGAAAAAGGGCAACTGTGCTCCAGTTTACGTCGTCAACCTTCTCATTTCTGATCtcattcagctctgcagcagCATTGCACTGATGGCACATGAACATAACGTCCCCTTTTTCTCCTACATGATAGGCCTAATGGCCAGTGTTGGTTTCATGGTGTGTCTGTCACTAGAAAG ATACATGATCATTGCCAAGCCTATGTGGTACACATTCCAGCGGGACATCAGGGGAGCTTTCACTGTGTGTGCTGTGGTCTGGATCctcccttttgtttttctcaccacTTTTTATATTCAGGTCGATTCTGGAATTAAAAAGATAATCTTTTCcagtttcctcctcctcccttttCCCTCATTCATCTTCTTCACAGTTGGCACCATAAAATCTCTGTCTGCAGCACATGGTTATATCCTGCTGTTCCTGCCGGTCATCATTTATATTCTTTTAGATATAAATGAACAACAGCATCCTAGTTTCACCAGTCTGGCCttcatttgtgtttatattaGTCCTCTTGCAGACACAGCGATGTACGTGCTTCTTAGGGAAAGTGTCATTGACAAAGTTTTGGCTTCATTGTGTTGCTGTGAAATGTCCAACAAGCAGGAAATGA CAAACCTGCAGCTCATCCACCGTCATCAGGAGATGGATTTAAGGACGTGGTCGCCAGTCCTTCAACACCTGAGG GTTACTACCTCAGATTTTAAGATCTGGTCACCAGAGTCTCATGCTCATTTCCTCATGAACTCTGTTGTTCCTGGACAATCCCTCATGGCTGTCTCTGTCCCACTccctctgctgctgcaaaacCTGTCTGCCCTCCAACACAAGGCTGCCTCAACTCCCTGGATACTCACCTGGAGATCATGA